In a genomic window of Dyadobacter fermentans DSM 18053:
- a CDS encoding GNAT family N-acetyltransferase: METPRLYIRELSVNDLMELYAICSDEVLMQFVGDGKPLSIEQVREWLSVTENNYKTKGFGNYAVVNKSDNEMIGYCGLVYSKNIDKIELIYALKKQYWNLGLATEAGAKMIEFGLDRIKLDEIYASIDPENKASENILGKLGFSFAFGQNDEFGYSTHYYRITAKQLPADSR; encoded by the coding sequence TTGGAAACGCCAAGGCTCTATATCAGGGAATTGAGTGTAAATGACCTGATGGAGTTGTATGCCATTTGCAGCGATGAAGTGTTGATGCAGTTTGTAGGCGATGGCAAGCCATTGTCCATTGAACAGGTCAGAGAATGGTTATCGGTTACGGAAAACAATTACAAAACCAAGGGGTTCGGCAACTATGCGGTCGTGAATAAATCTGACAATGAAATGATCGGATATTGCGGGCTCGTTTATTCCAAAAACATCGATAAAATCGAATTGATCTATGCTTTGAAAAAGCAATATTGGAATTTGGGACTGGCGACCGAAGCGGGTGCGAAAATGATTGAGTTCGGCCTGGATAGGATAAAGCTCGACGAAATTTATGCGTCCATTGACCCGGAGAATAAGGCTTCGGAAAATATTCTCGGGAAACTGGGGTTTAGTTTTGCCTTCGGGCAAAATGACGAATTCGGATACAGTACGCATTATTACCGGATCACTGCAAAGCAATTACCGGCTGACTCCCGGTAG
- a CDS encoding dihydrofolate reductase family protein produces the protein MRKVILQEWISLDGYAEDRNGTTDFFSSPKYAEGSDDDLLAFMEGIDTILLGANTYKLFLGYWPDVDPETELIANRLNTTQKLVFSKSLDTAPWGKWEACQVIKTDPVDTVRRLKQQEGKNIVMWGSLSIAQALINAGLVDDIQVRVVPVLIKAGRPLFEPSQNDEQELELIESKSYPTGITLLRYAPK, from the coding sequence ATGAGAAAGGTAATTCTTCAGGAGTGGATCAGCCTCGATGGTTATGCGGAGGATCGGAATGGTACTACGGACTTTTTCAGCAGTCCCAAATATGCGGAAGGGTCTGATGATGATTTGCTTGCATTCATGGAAGGCATCGATACAATCCTGCTCGGCGCGAATACCTACAAATTGTTCCTCGGATACTGGCCGGATGTAGACCCGGAAACGGAGCTGATTGCCAACCGGTTAAACACAACGCAGAAGCTCGTATTCTCCAAGTCGCTGGACACGGCGCCCTGGGGAAAATGGGAGGCCTGCCAGGTGATCAAAACCGATCCCGTTGATACGGTCCGCCGGTTGAAGCAACAGGAAGGGAAAAATATCGTGATGTGGGGAAGCCTTTCCATCGCGCAGGCCCTGATAAATGCCGGACTTGTGGATGATATTCAAGTGAGAGTTGTGCCGGTGCTGATAAAGGCAGGCAGGCCGCTTTTTGAACCTTCACAAAATGACGAGCAGGAACTGGAACTCATTGAGAGCAAGAGCTATCCCACGGGAATCACATTACTCCGGTATGCGCCGAAATGA
- a CDS encoding cbb3-type cytochrome c oxidase subunit II produces the protein MHFFDNHHKLFGGALGLFLVLTAFVAVIPAIKNERDNAPLPGSEPPSDDARRGKALFVANGCVACHTQQVRNVDMDKMWGERPGLPADYALIGRTDFWRNTATLMGTERTGPDLTSAGARQPSKEWNLVHLYNPRIVVQESIMPSYPWLFEWKPEAADGETLLNVPDRFRKSAGVLIATPEALQLVAYLQSLKQTALPDPAAAPAFLYPKAETPTNVAAPAPDALPDGKAWYATHCQACHQENGEGLKGAFPPLKGSKIVLDSDPKMMLAIIMKGYDAKPEFGIMPAVGTNANLKPEEIAAIMNHERTSWGNNASRVTAEDVARLIGAIKEIPVQ, from the coding sequence ATGCACTTCTTCGACAATCACCATAAGCTCTTCGGCGGCGCATTGGGCCTGTTTCTGGTATTAACAGCCTTCGTTGCTGTAATCCCGGCCATCAAGAACGAGCGGGACAATGCGCCATTGCCGGGGAGCGAGCCGCCCAGCGACGATGCCCGAAGAGGCAAGGCGCTTTTCGTTGCCAATGGCTGTGTGGCCTGCCATACGCAGCAGGTGCGCAATGTGGATATGGACAAAATGTGGGGCGAACGGCCCGGCCTGCCCGCCGACTATGCGCTGATCGGCCGGACCGACTTCTGGCGCAACACCGCCACGCTCATGGGCACCGAGCGCACCGGCCCCGACCTGACCTCGGCAGGCGCGCGCCAGCCCAGCAAGGAATGGAACCTGGTGCATTTGTACAACCCGAGGATTGTGGTCCAGGAATCAATCATGCCTTCTTACCCGTGGCTTTTCGAGTGGAAACCGGAAGCCGCTGATGGCGAAACACTGTTAAATGTTCCCGACCGGTTCAGAAAGAGCGCCGGCGTGCTGATCGCCACACCCGAAGCGCTCCAACTGGTGGCTTACCTGCAATCGCTGAAACAAACCGCATTGCCCGATCCCGCCGCGGCACCGGCGTTTTTGTACCCAAAAGCAGAAACACCAACCAATGTCGCCGCACCCGCTCCGGACGCCCTGCCCGACGGAAAAGCATGGTACGCCACGCATTGCCAGGCCTGCCACCAGGAAAACGGCGAAGGTCTGAAAGGAGCTTTCCCGCCATTGAAAGGAAGTAAAATCGTGCTGGACAGCGACCCGAAAATGATGCTGGCGATCATTATGAAGGGCTACGACGCAAAGCCCGAGTTCGGGATCATGCCGGCTGTGGGAACGAATGCCAACCTGAAACCGGAAGAAATCGCGGCGATCATGAACCACGAGCGCACGAGCTGGGGTAACAATGCGTCCCGCGTTACGGCCGAAGATGTTGCCCGGTTGATCGGGGCAATCAAGGAAATCCCTGTTCAATAA
- a CDS encoding cbb3-type cytochrome c oxidase subunit I — protein sequence MTFRGGWHKIADSYTLPFFLTGVVFYFTASLQGTAEAFRYTNLLWHFTDFTVAHSHLTMYGIISFLLWAAIYALAPRLTGKEPPQVTVGAHFWLALIGLLFYTFPLMYGSTLRGLMWMEGKPFIDSVVLMAPYWLWRAIGGSLMWLSHLFFAYNLYRINR from the coding sequence ATGACTTTCCGGGGAGGATGGCACAAAATCGCCGACAGCTACACCTTGCCGTTCTTCCTGACGGGCGTCGTATTTTACTTCACAGCATCCCTGCAAGGCACAGCCGAGGCATTCCGTTACACCAACCTGCTTTGGCATTTCACCGACTTCACCGTCGCCCATTCACACCTGACCATGTACGGGATCATCTCGTTCCTGCTTTGGGCGGCTATTTACGCACTGGCACCGCGGCTGACCGGCAAGGAGCCGCCGCAGGTTACCGTGGGAGCGCATTTCTGGCTGGCGCTCATCGGGCTGCTGTTTTACACCTTCCCGCTGATGTACGGCAGCACTCTGCGCGGCCTGATGTGGATGGAAGGAAAACCGTTTATCGATAGCGTGGTGCTGATGGCGCCCTACTGGCTTTGGCGGGCGATTGGCGGCAGCCTGATGTGGCTCTCGCATTTGTTCTTCGCGTATAACCTCTACCGGATCAATAGATAA